The DNA sequence GTGAAATGCCTAAAGCGCGCAGGGCGCGCACGCCACCGATGCCCAGTACGATCTCCTGCGAGATACGCATCTCGCGATCTCCACCGTAGAGGCGGGCGGAAAGTTCGCGGTCATGCGGAGCGTTGGGGGGAACATCCGTGTCCATGAGGTACAGCGGGATGCGCCCAACCTGTAACTTCCACACTTTGGCATGAATACGGCGTCCCGGCAGGTCGACGCTGATCATGACCTCGTTGCCATCAGGTCCAAGGGCGGGGGTAGCGGGCGCCTCTGAAAAATGCAGCTTGTCATAAAAGGCCTCCTGCACTCCCTCGCGGGTCACTGCCTGGCGGAAGTAGCCCTGAGGATAGAGAAAGCCTACGCCGACGAAAGGCAGACCGAGGTCGCTGGCCTCTTTGCAATGATCTCCTGAGAGGATGCCCAGGCCACCGGAATAGATAGGCAAGGATTCATGTAATCCGAACTCTGCCGAAAAATAGGCGATTGTTTGATCTGCATATTCGGGATAAGTCTGTGAGAACCACGTTTCCTCGGCCCGCGGATGCATATAGCGGTCGAAGTCCTCCAGGACGCTGTCGTAATGTTCCAGGTATACCTTGTCTTCAGCGGCCTGTTCCAGCAGCCGCGGGTCCAATTCGCTCAGGAAATGAACGGGATTATGCCCGACCTTTTCCCACAAATCAGGGTCTAGTTTTCTATAAAGGGCACGCGCCTCTGGATGCCAGCTCCACCATAGATTGTAAGCCAGCTCATACAGTCGGCTAATGCGCGAAGGCATGATGGGAAAGACCGTCATGCGGCCAAATACTTTCACGGATAAAGGTTCCTTTCTGTGATGTCTACTAAAACAAGTATATAATTTGGGGAAAGTCAGGTCAATTCGATGGCGAACAAAATGGTATCCCCATTTCTTTGTCTTTCACAATGATTGCTTTCAGGCAGCATTTCCTCTATACTGGCTCCAGGTGAGTCGGGCAGGTATCACGAATTGCTGAGGAGAAAACAACGTGGCAGGCTATAGAAGAAACACCCGGGGCCGGCAGCTAACCAGGCTTGAGGAACTGACTACAAAAAAACGCCTGGTAAGTGGAATTGTAGGCGCCTTCTTGCTTGCGCTCGCGTTATTATGGCTGGCATGGATGATTTCAAACCGCTTTACAGGGGGAACAGGCATCTCGTTGCTCCCCATTCCTGGTCTGACTCAACCAACTCCTACCGTAGGTCAGATTGCACCATTAACTGCCGCCGGAATTTCGTTAGGGACTCCTGCTTCGCCGCCCGCGCTCACTCAACAACAGGCGCTGTTGATGGCCGGAGAGCTTGAGCCGGACGCAGCCGCGAACGCGCAGAGAACGAGCGCCAGCTATGTCCTTTTGAGCTATGATGGGACAGGTACAGCAACACCGCAGCGGGCCATTACCAATCAACCCGCCTGGATGGTGCTGTACCAACAAATACCCCAACCATCTTCCGATCCCTCAGCCGACCCATCTCAGTCGCTCTCAAAACATTACGACCTCTACGTCTTCCTCGACGCGAATACCGGCCAGGAACTGCTGGCGATCCGTATTTGATCAACTATCGTGCATCTTAATCCAACCGTGGCGCAGCGCGTGGACGACCGCCGCTGTACGGTCGTTGACCGAGAGCTTTTTGAGGATCGAGGTAATATGATTTTTCACCGTTTGATCGCTAATCTTCAATGATTTGGCAATCTCTTTATTGCTGTTACCGCGCGCAATATAGTCCAGGATTTCAACTTCGCGGCTCGACAGGGGAGAATAGAGGTCTTTTGTGGTCGGGTCTTCCTCTTCGACCGCCAGCTCGCGGAACGACTTGAGTACGCGGCTGGCCAGCTGCGGCTTTGAAAGGACGTCATCATTAATCAAATATTCGCCCTGGCTGACACGCTTAACCGCGTCGGCGAGTTCTCCCGGCGTGATATTGCGCGCATAATAGGCAGCAGCGCCAACCTTGATGGATTGAAATAGCCGTTCCTCGTCTTCGGAGGGTGTAAGAATCATTACTGCTACCTGTGGAGCAATATGACGCATTTGTCTGATGATCTCGAGCGGGTCCGTTGAAGTCAATCCGGCGTCGATCACGGCAACGTCGGGATTGCCCAGGCGGGCCATCTCAAGAACTTCGACGGCATCGGTAGATGTGCCAATGATTTCACAATTTCCCATGTTTTCGAGGGTATAACGAATACCTTCGCGAAACAGGGGCTGCTCATCAACGATGATTACTCGTATTGTGTCCATTCAATTCCTCGTTCAGAGCAGCCGGAGCGGAGTTGGAGTCCTGCCACTGTACTGCCTCACTTCTATCAATTGATTACGAAATAGAGAGAAAGTATGCACTCACTCCTCAAGAAGGCAGGGGGAGTGTCTCAGGTATACTCATAGCCTGTTCCATGGAACAGGTAAGTTATAACCCGATCATTGGAACATTATACACGTTTAGCTCATGATGGACAATCGTGAGATAGCCCATATGGTTTATATGTCGGCATGTTTATGGATTGCACAAGAGCTTTTCCTGGCTGATGACAGCAAAGCCAGGAAAACTGAAGAGCAGGCGGAGCGACCGGCACACCTCAAATGACGTTGCGGCCGCTCCCGGCAATACGCTTAAGATGACTAAATGCGCTCAAGGCGGCGCAGTGTAGAATTGATGCCCACTCGCAGGCACTCGATCACGCCCTTGCCGGTGACCGCAACGGACTCAAAACTCGGCGCGTGATAGGTGTTGAGATACTGCTCCAGCACCGGAACAGGCAGGATATCCTGCAAGTCGCGTTTGTTCCATTGCATCACCAGGGGGAACTCCGTGATTTCCTTGTTCATGCGCCGGAGCTGCTCCTGAAGCTCGTTCCAGCACTCGATATTCTCTTGCAGCTTGCTGGCCTGGGAGTCGGCGACAAAAATCACGCAATCGGCGCCTTTGAGAACAGAAATGCGTGTCTGCTGGTAGAGTATCTGACCTGGCACGGTGTAGAGTTGAAAGCGAATCTGGAAGCCGTGAACTTTGCCCAGTTCAAGGGGTAACAGATCAAAATACAAGGTTCGTTCGGTCTCTGTGTCAATCGAAACCATGTCACCTACATCTCTTGGATTAACCGCCTGGTGTATATAGTGCAGATTCGTGGTTTTGCCACTCAAACCGATGCCATAATAGACTATCTTACAATTGATTTCTCGCTTCGCCATGTTGATCAGGGACATAACTTATTATTCTCCTACCCGCTCAAACGCGCCTCTTCCCAATAACGCCTGGGCTGAAATCTAAAGAAGAACAGTAGAGGTGATTCCTCTGAGGTCTCCTCTACTAGCACCAACTCTCCTACAATGGAACAGTATACTCTATTTCAAGGAAATGTCAACTTAGCTCTCAAGCGCCTTCACTACTTATCTCAGCAGCAAGCGAGCACCCTTTCTCTTGCTACACGAATCAATTATAAACACCGGCACTTGCTTGTTTACAAATCTTGACTCCTATAGGACTTCTGGGCTATTGCACTGCTCTTGACTGTCCGGTTGAGGCTGCCTATACTAGACTGAACGAGAAGTACGAGCATTTAGGAGTATGATATGCCCTGCAATTGGGGAGTGTTAGGCCCCGGTTTTGTTGCCACTCGCGCCGTCATTCCCGCCATCCAGAACGTAGCGAACGCCCGCGTACTTGCCGTAGCCAGCAGCAATAAAGAACGCGCCCGGCTTACTGCTGCCCGGTTTAGTATTAAGCAAGCGTATGATGACTACGACCAGTTGCTGGCAGACCCTGATATCCAGGCCGTCTATATCGCGCTTCCCAACCACCTGC is a window from the Ktedonobacteraceae bacterium genome containing:
- a CDS encoding response regulator transcription factor, encoding MDTIRVIIVDEQPLFREGIRYTLENMGNCEIIGTSTDAVEVLEMARLGNPDVAVIDAGLTSTDPLEIIRQMRHIAPQVAVMILTPSEDEERLFQSIKVGAAAYYARNITPGELADAVKRVSQGEYLINDDVLSKPQLASRVLKSFRELAVEEEDPTTKDLYSPLSSREVEILDYIARGNSNKEIAKSLKISDQTVKNHITSILKKLSVNDRTAAVVHALRHGWIKMHDS
- a CDS encoding ADP-ribosylation factor-like protein, whose product is MSLINMAKREINCKIVYYGIGLSGKTTNLHYIHQAVNPRDVGDMVSIDTETERTLYFDLLPLELGKVHGFQIRFQLYTVPGQILYQQTRISVLKGADCVIFVADSQASKLQENIECWNELQEQLRRMNKEITEFPLVMQWNKRDLQDILPVPVLEQYLNTYHAPSFESVAVTGKGVIECLRVGINSTLRRLERI